In Labilibaculum sp. DW002, one DNA window encodes the following:
- a CDS encoding TonB-dependent receptor: MKLTKALIPIFVLLFVSITAQAQSLSLKGKVFDSKTKAPLYYTVVNLKGTHVYDLTKEDGSFSLNEIKKGKYTMFISVLGYQAQEKEIDVQTSQSDIKIYLNPSSLDLKEVTVTAKVSSSKAGSTTYKIGSQAIQQVQPISVSDILQLIPGNQVGATNLAQVSQVNLRSAGGNNDINSFGTAVIIDGNQLSNDGNMQAFNTAIGDAGGNNVANQGVDLRDIPASNIESVEVVSGVASAKFGNITSGAVIIKRKAGYTPWRVSFNSNPTSYQGGINKGFKLNKGGFLNADFDYTYANNSATSRRNFYQRINTGLRWTKEFSKKLSWSNNLAFSYSLSFDGQRKDPDEKVVISDTEYKNQSYRLSNNGSLNIFGRTNYSLSINYTDQYSRKDILSAGPIPIIESLEEGTYFTNYTPISFHQNTELYGAPLNINGRFDTEQIFTTGKLKHNTNIGIEYSFNKNYGKGKVLDKDGQTASISGPGSRETDFYNVPASLIYSAYFQDDINYSRAKSNYLLKLGARYDYMIEKYHLLSPRLSLSAKYFDKFRIRAAYGLSYKAPSMLQLNPAPAYFDILNLNHYANDEARRLAVVTTYIHQPENGYLKPSKGETFEGGIDFEHKEWNFRLTLFQKKITNGITSNSILKTFEKEIWEVLEEYPDKQPLVGPTGNSIYVSSKMNTYVNASKSKTTGIELSAQFPKIKATNTRFNLSGSYLKTNSHRDVPSVKSSGSLTGSQTNRYGVYETPAYNAYICRSNLTVIQHIPEIKLMVTLTGEANWKNKNEVSKYPSIYPIAYYEKTGEYVEIPENMRSSDEFSDLFNSDNRYKNTPIPTYFNFHLQIRKETKQGHSFSFYANNFMWYNPSYIDENNKTRVYQNSKVTFGFGMNFKL; this comes from the coding sequence ATGAAATTAACCAAAGCTCTAATCCCTATTTTTGTTTTGTTATTTGTCTCAATTACTGCACAAGCACAATCATTGAGTCTAAAAGGAAAAGTATTCGATTCCAAAACAAAAGCTCCTCTATACTATACAGTAGTGAACCTAAAAGGAACTCACGTGTATGATTTAACCAAGGAAGATGGTTCCTTTTCTTTAAATGAAATAAAGAAAGGAAAATACACCATGTTTATTTCCGTGCTAGGCTATCAAGCTCAAGAAAAAGAAATAGATGTTCAAACTTCGCAAAGTGATATTAAAATTTACTTAAATCCATCGAGCCTCGATTTGAAAGAGGTTACCGTTACAGCAAAAGTTAGCTCAAGCAAAGCCGGTAGCACAACCTACAAAATTGGAAGCCAAGCTATACAACAAGTACAACCGATAAGTGTAAGTGATATTCTACAGTTAATTCCGGGTAACCAAGTTGGTGCAACCAATTTAGCTCAGGTTAGTCAAGTAAACCTTCGAAGTGCAGGAGGAAACAATGACATCAATTCGTTTGGAACAGCTGTTATTATTGATGGAAACCAATTAAGCAACGACGGTAACATGCAAGCTTTTAATACAGCAATTGGTGATGCTGGTGGGAATAATGTAGCAAACCAAGGTGTTGATTTAAGAGATATTCCAGCGTCTAATATTGAGTCCGTTGAGGTTGTTTCGGGTGTTGCCAGTGCAAAATTTGGGAATATTACTTCTGGTGCTGTTATTATCAAGCGTAAAGCTGGCTACACACCATGGAGGGTTAGTTTTAACAGTAATCCAACCTCATACCAAGGTGGCATTAACAAGGGGTTCAAGTTAAACAAAGGTGGATTCCTAAACGCTGATTTCGATTACACTTACGCAAACAACTCAGCAACTTCAAGAAGAAATTTTTATCAAAGAATTAACACAGGACTTAGATGGACCAAAGAATTCTCCAAAAAGCTATCCTGGTCAAACAATCTTGCTTTTAGCTATAGTCTTTCCTTTGATGGTCAAAGAAAAGATCCAGATGAAAAGGTAGTCATTAGTGATACCGAATACAAAAATCAGAGTTATCGATTGTCAAACAATGGTAGTCTAAATATATTCGGAAGAACAAACTATAGTTTAAGTATAAACTATACCGATCAATATTCAAGAAAGGATATTCTATCAGCAGGTCCAATTCCAATTATTGAATCTCTGGAAGAAGGAACCTATTTCACAAATTACACACCAATTTCATTTCATCAGAACACTGAATTGTATGGTGCACCACTTAACATTAATGGTCGTTTTGATACAGAACAAATTTTCACAACTGGAAAACTGAAACACAACACCAATATTGGTATTGAATACTCTTTCAATAAAAATTATGGAAAAGGCAAAGTATTAGACAAGGATGGGCAAACAGCAAGTATTAGTGGGCCAGGATCTAGAGAAACAGATTTTTATAATGTTCCAGCAAGTCTAATCTATTCGGCCTATTTTCAAGATGATATTAATTACTCAAGAGCCAAATCAAATTATCTTTTAAAATTAGGCGCTCGTTATGATTACATGATTGAGAAATATCATTTGCTATCTCCTCGACTTTCACTTTCGGCAAAATATTTTGACAAATTTAGAATTCGAGCCGCCTATGGATTATCCTACAAAGCTCCATCAATGCTACAATTAAATCCAGCTCCTGCTTATTTCGACATTCTTAACCTTAACCATTATGCCAACGACGAAGCTCGTAGGCTAGCCGTAGTAACAACCTACATTCACCAACCTGAAAATGGATATTTAAAACCTTCAAAAGGAGAAACTTTTGAAGGTGGTATTGACTTCGAACATAAAGAATGGAATTTTAGACTTACCCTATTCCAGAAAAAAATTACCAATGGAATAACGAGTAATAGCATATTAAAAACATTTGAAAAAGAGATTTGGGAAGTTTTAGAAGAGTATCCAGACAAACAACCATTAGTTGGTCCTACTGGTAATTCAATTTATGTATCAAGTAAAATGAATACTTACGTAAATGCTTCTAAATCGAAAACAACAGGTATAGAACTGAGTGCACAATTTCCTAAAATAAAAGCGACAAATACCAGATTTAATTTATCAGGAAGTTATCTAAAAACCAACTCGCATAGAGATGTCCCATCTGTTAAATCTTCAGGCTCCTTAACGGGTAGTCAGACAAACAGATATGGCGTTTATGAAACACCTGCCTATAATGCGTATATATGCCGATCTAACCTTACGGTAATTCAGCATATTCCTGAAATTAAATTAATGGTAACCTTAACGGGAGAAGCCAATTGGAAAAATAAGAATGAAGTTTCAAAATACCCTAGCATCTACCCTATTGCATATTACGAAAAGACTGGAGAATATGTTGAGATTCCTGAGAACATGAGATCTAGTGATGAATTCTCTGACCTTTTCAACTCAGACAATCGCTATAAGAACACACCAATCCCAACATATTTCAATTTTCACCTTCAAATTAGAAAAGAAACAAAGCAAGGGCATAGCTTTTCTTTTTATGCCAACAATTTCATGTGGTATAATCCCTCATATATTGACGAAAACAACAAGACTAGGGTATACCAGAATTCCAAAGTTACATTTGGTTTCGGGATGAATTTTAAATTGTAA
- a CDS encoding DUF4876 domain-containing protein, producing MKNKRSLLIGMCTLFALGSTLISCNDDTEVKLANLDVTVGTSETFSGITTDNLYVYLQNTTDQAKDSAMTNASGVASFLDIAPGTYNLSCVKNLTASEASDASGYYEAITLNGTKANVSLFGGVDSVDELVLDGKPSSSLVIKEFYYSGANDPSWGVMFKDQFVEIYNNSAEVVYADGLYLASIVPQRNGSNDNDVISTLSFEEFIYADKIAQVPGSGQDNPILPGESIVIAFDAIDWTDGGTKDFTVDLSGADFELYAIDWLESLGRTGSTWFDLDNADVPNMNMVYMNIENNGFFSFLSTGASVAILRCDETPSEIITDPESSDSNPIYFTKLKVEDVIDGIDMLANADAGAYKKLPSSIDAGFNYVEGTSYTSLSVSRKVSKTTADGRIIYQDTNNSSEDFESGNVAE from the coding sequence ATGAAAAACAAAAGAAGTTTATTAATTGGAATGTGCACGTTATTTGCACTTGGCTCAACACTGATTTCGTGTAATGACGACACTGAAGTTAAATTGGCAAACCTAGACGTAACTGTCGGTACTTCTGAAACATTTAGCGGTATTACTACTGATAACCTATACGTTTATCTTCAAAACACAACGGATCAAGCTAAAGATAGTGCCATGACCAATGCAAGTGGCGTTGCAAGCTTTTTAGATATTGCACCGGGTACATACAACCTTTCATGCGTTAAGAATCTAACAGCTTCAGAAGCTTCAGATGCTTCTGGTTACTACGAAGCCATTACCCTAAATGGAACGAAAGCTAATGTTAGCCTATTTGGTGGTGTTGATTCTGTTGATGAATTGGTATTGGATGGCAAGCCTTCTAGTTCTTTAGTCATTAAAGAATTTTACTACAGTGGAGCAAATGATCCATCTTGGGGCGTAATGTTCAAAGATCAATTTGTTGAAATCTATAACAATTCGGCAGAAGTTGTTTATGCTGATGGCTTATACTTAGCAAGTATCGTTCCACAAAGAAATGGTAGCAACGATAATGATGTAATTTCAACTTTATCATTCGAAGAATTTATTTATGCTGACAAAATTGCACAAGTACCAGGTTCTGGACAAGATAATCCAATCCTACCAGGAGAAAGTATTGTAATTGCATTTGATGCAATTGACTGGACAGATGGTGGAACTAAAGATTTCACTGTTGATTTAAGTGGTGCAGACTTTGAATTGTACGCTATTGATTGGTTAGAGTCTTTAGGACGTACAGGTAGCACATGGTTTGATCTTGATAATGCTGATGTACCAAATATGAATATGGTTTATATGAATATCGAAAACAATGGTTTTTTCAGTTTTCTTTCAACTGGTGCTAGTGTTGCGATTTTACGTTGCGATGAAACTCCAAGTGAAATCATTACTGATCCTGAATCATCAGATAGTAACCCAATTTATTTTACGAAATTAAAAGTAGAAGATGTAATTGATGGTATTGATATGCTTGCAAATGCAGATGCAGGAGCATACAAAAAACTTCCATCAAGTATTGATGCGGGATTCAATTACGTTGAAGGAACAAGTTACACTAGTTTAAGTGTTTCTCGTAAAGTTTCAAAAACAACTGCTGACGGACGAATTATTTATCAGGATACAAACAACAGTTCTGAAGATTTTGAGTCTGGAAATGTTGCTGAGTAA
- a CDS encoding DUF6850 family outer membrane beta-barrel protein, translating to MKNHLFLFILLLSFYSTKGQENNTHKKEILNLDVERDFFIEKQLDLYTVLPSTLSLWAHSDWSTISFNGTYSEGDFKTTDECKTNSELAFKTESVQSYDSKSLKLYGSFSFSSGNHEEANWNQFYKKSTIGSPFKIVTKRIGDWRTKHYGLSGMLTKKINKRIELGVSLKYDGDLYLRTLDTRNEQYNLRINLQSSMTYSMGQDKYLSLGIAYKRKKSKPEFHNSFKATSEEYYLYPLSDMGNFDDVLNSESVIITDQNPSFTLAFHSGSKNKFSASYTYYPGLEKWKNPITSVKGDLSDKLFKYDYNRHNLVGSYLTNSTQYYLLSKAKVELISGKGFKYNKGYRDSYIYDGIKFNSSIDLLRNQKNIFDQSGLELDVENVSKKDLTNAHLMEYTNLKINLHTGFNFDLNTPNKFKFTMNGGYKYNLSYNHDLASASSMHYTTNLAHNEMAFYTADYYNIGAKLSWFHKFKNIKTEWALNYDKISPTNIKINNQYSILEKSTNQTYIGLSFNLIF from the coding sequence ATGAAAAATCATTTGTTCCTTTTCATATTACTTCTTTCCTTTTATTCAACTAAAGGCCAGGAAAACAATACTCACAAAAAAGAAATCCTCAATTTAGATGTTGAAAGAGATTTTTTTATTGAAAAACAACTTGATTTATATACGGTTCTTCCTTCCACCCTATCCCTTTGGGCTCATAGCGATTGGTCTACTATTTCATTTAATGGAACCTATAGCGAAGGTGATTTTAAAACAACTGATGAGTGCAAAACGAATTCGGAACTCGCATTTAAAACAGAATCCGTTCAATCGTACGATTCCAAGTCTCTAAAGCTATATGGTAGTTTTTCATTCAGTAGCGGAAATCATGAAGAGGCAAACTGGAATCAATTTTACAAAAAATCTACTATTGGTAGTCCATTTAAAATCGTAACAAAAAGAATTGGTGACTGGCGTACTAAGCATTATGGTTTAAGTGGAATGCTTACAAAAAAAATTAACAAACGCATTGAATTAGGAGTAAGCCTAAAGTATGATGGCGATCTATATTTAAGAACTCTTGATACCAGAAATGAACAATATAACTTAAGGATAAATCTTCAATCATCTATGACCTATTCTATGGGGCAAGATAAATATCTTTCCCTAGGAATTGCATATAAGCGAAAGAAATCAAAACCAGAATTTCACAATTCATTTAAAGCTACGAGTGAGGAATACTATCTATACCCTTTATCAGATATGGGAAATTTTGATGATGTATTAAATAGCGAGAGCGTAATCATTACAGATCAAAATCCCTCATTTACTCTAGCCTTTCACAGTGGAAGTAAAAACAAATTCTCAGCCAGCTACACTTATTATCCTGGTCTGGAGAAATGGAAAAACCCAATTACCTCAGTAAAAGGAGATTTATCTGATAAACTATTCAAATATGATTACAATAGACATAATCTAGTTGGATCCTATTTAACAAACAGCACACAATATTATTTGCTTAGTAAAGCTAAAGTGGAGCTAATTAGTGGAAAGGGATTTAAGTACAATAAAGGATATCGCGATTCCTACATTTACGATGGTATTAAATTTAATAGTTCAATTGATTTATTGCGAAATCAAAAAAATATATTTGATCAATCAGGTTTAGAATTAGATGTGGAAAATGTTAGCAAGAAAGATTTAACGAATGCCCATTTAATGGAATACACCAATCTTAAAATTAATTTACATACAGGTTTTAATTTTGACCTAAACACTCCAAATAAATTCAAATTTACGATGAATGGAGGATACAAATACAACTTATCCTATAACCACGATCTAGCCTCTGCGTCATCTATGCATTACACGACCAACTTAGCGCATAACGAAATGGCATTCTATACGGCCGATTACTACAATATTGGTGCAAAATTATCATGGTTTCATAAGTTCAAAAACATTAAAACAGAATGGGCTTTAAATTATGATAAGATAAGTCCTACTAATATTAAAATCAACAACCAGTACTCAATACTCGAAAAATCAACTAACCAAACTTATATCGGATTAAGTTTCAACCTTATTTTTTAA
- a CDS encoding ChaN family lipoprotein — protein sequence MKRILTIVFSLLILCSTNGAFAKKKKSKAEEKAFQNDLPAYMIYDKEGKKVTYSAMIKELKKHEILLFGELHDDPIAHWLEKLVTKEIVAAKKDSVILGGEMWETDQQLLLNELLNRTIDKKTYMQYDVNWPNFRDYKPLIGIAMKNNLPFICTNIPRRYANIIYKQGEQYLDSLSDAAKSYLPPMPVYYDLEQPAYANMLSLFASDDDKGHKSHNPMAKFKGPNLVKAQAIKDATMAHNILKHWKKGKYFIHYNGVYHSQNYQSIYFYLKHYKPEVDIVTISVARQANALELEGRNKTGDFNIIVNGSMHKTYD from the coding sequence ATGAAAAGAATTTTAACAATTGTGTTTTCATTGCTAATACTATGTTCCACTAACGGAGCCTTTGCAAAGAAAAAAAAGTCAAAAGCTGAAGAGAAAGCATTCCAGAATGATTTGCCAGCATACATGATCTATGATAAGGAAGGCAAAAAAGTCACTTACTCTGCAATGATAAAGGAGTTAAAGAAACATGAAATACTTCTTTTTGGAGAATTACATGACGATCCAATTGCACATTGGTTAGAAAAATTAGTTACGAAGGAAATTGTTGCTGCTAAAAAGGATAGTGTTATTCTTGGTGGTGAAATGTGGGAAACAGATCAGCAATTGCTACTAAATGAGTTGTTAAATAGAACAATCGACAAAAAAACATATATGCAATATGATGTGAACTGGCCTAATTTTCGAGATTACAAGCCTTTGATTGGTATTGCAATGAAGAATAATCTTCCATTTATTTGCACCAATATCCCTCGTCGTTATGCAAATATCATTTACAAACAAGGTGAACAATATTTAGATAGCTTAAGTGATGCGGCAAAGAGCTACTTACCTCCTATGCCAGTTTATTACGATTTAGAGCAACCTGCTTATGCTAATATGCTATCTCTATTTGCTTCGGATGATGATAAAGGACACAAAAGTCACAATCCAATGGCAAAGTTTAAAGGCCCTAACCTGGTAAAAGCACAGGCTATTAAAGATGCGACCATGGCTCACAACATTTTAAAGCACTGGAAAAAAGGAAAATACTTTATTCACTACAATGGTGTATACCATTCACAAAACTATCAAAGTATTTACTTCTATCTAAAACACTACAAACCTGAGGTAGATATTGTTACCATCTCTGTGGCTCGACAGGCTAATGCATTAGAATTAGAAGGTCGTAACAAAACAGGTGATTTTAATATTATCGTGAATGGATCTATGCATAAAACTTACGATTGA
- a CDS encoding M16 family metallopeptidase yields the protein MKKIISLLLILCPLLTFADDGYKINFTEYKLDNGLHVILHKNSSSPNVVIGVKYHVGSKNEDPELTGFAHFFEHLLFHGSKNIPQGEFSKYTSNAGGYDNAYTSYDITYYYDFLPSHEYKLGLWLESERMLQPIITQEGIDTEREVVKEEKRLRYDNKPLGNVYNDLFCSAFKEHGYSHPIIGSMDHLNAATTGDFKEFFDTYYVPNNACLVIAGDINIEETKKYVAQYFKDIPRGKDIVRPVYDEERPGKEVVIEKNLKGIKKPHIAMSYFGAPENTQEANVMTMMMVLLSGNGEDSFLKKHIQLDDESVSKRITSSCELYEQAGMLWVRGDIEDGKSQDEYFNAVENELDKLKNGDYSKSLLLKAKNSIKSQYMDMYYDMESVADMLTSSYHIWGEAAEFNNKIDNYMKISVKDIQRVAKKYLNTDNRTVIIYHPEKE from the coding sequence ATGAAAAAAATAATATCATTATTACTTATTCTATGTCCGCTGTTAACTTTTGCGGACGACGGATATAAAATAAATTTCACTGAGTATAAGCTCGATAATGGATTGCATGTAATACTGCATAAAAATAGCAGCTCCCCTAATGTTGTTATCGGCGTAAAATATCATGTCGGTTCTAAAAATGAAGATCCAGAATTAACTGGTTTCGCTCATTTCTTTGAACATTTATTATTTCATGGATCAAAGAACATTCCACAAGGAGAATTTAGTAAGTACACTTCAAATGCTGGCGGTTACGACAATGCCTACACAAGCTACGACATAACTTACTATTACGATTTTCTTCCTTCTCATGAATATAAATTGGGCTTATGGCTAGAATCTGAAAGAATGCTACAGCCAATCATTACCCAAGAAGGAATTGATACTGAAAGAGAAGTGGTAAAAGAAGAAAAAAGATTGCGTTATGACAATAAACCATTGGGTAATGTATATAATGATCTATTTTGTAGTGCTTTTAAAGAACATGGTTACAGCCATCCCATTATTGGCTCTATGGATCATTTAAATGCTGCCACAACTGGAGATTTTAAAGAATTTTTTGATACCTACTATGTTCCCAACAATGCCTGTTTAGTAATTGCCGGGGATATAAATATTGAGGAAACTAAAAAATATGTAGCTCAATATTTTAAAGATATTCCGAGAGGAAAAGATATTGTACGCCCTGTTTACGATGAAGAAAGACCAGGTAAAGAGGTGGTAATTGAAAAAAACTTAAAAGGCATTAAAAAACCTCATATCGCAATGTCTTATTTTGGTGCTCCGGAAAATACTCAAGAGGCCAACGTAATGACAATGATGATGGTGCTTTTATCGGGAAATGGAGAAGATTCATTCTTGAAAAAACACATTCAATTAGATGATGAATCTGTTAGTAAACGAATTACTTCATCATGCGAACTGTATGAGCAAGCAGGTATGCTTTGGGTTAGAGGAGACATTGAAGATGGTAAAAGCCAAGATGAGTACTTTAATGCAGTTGAAAATGAACTGGATAAATTAAAGAATGGAGACTATTCTAAATCTTTATTATTAAAAGCAAAAAATAGTATTAAATCACAGTACATGGATATGTACTACGATATGGAAAGTGTAGCCGATATGCTTACCTCCTCTTATCACATTTGGGGAGAAGCTGCTGAATTCAATAACAAAATTGATAATTACATGAAAATATCTGTTAAAGATATCCAGCGAGTTGCTAAAAAATACTTGAATACTGATAACAGAACAGTAATTATCTATCACCCAGAAAAAGAATAG
- a CDS encoding M16 family metallopeptidase, which produces MKIIYILLIALFHAGVLSAQVDRSHEPNPDKPKEINLGDLKSIELDNGLKVFLVPKAGYGKFAFSLTVSQPDIKKDSEPELRAILGKVYYQGHSQNYTESLTDSIIDFNGAKVGVTINGGFVIGLHDNLNELMDLYTDQLFNPSITNGDIRKLIDEAKKKQEAKKTQKINKREITGLRDFRMIVMDSLLNKGGRSQKIEQKENNYDLVTVKKLKEFQKERIAACNSTAILIGDFTPKSAERMLKKHFGKWQKGKEFVKEANKKITPSFLKSRKIFVIDKPQSVQASVSFNWSLGDAYSYSEDQENLEVMNQILGGYTGSYIYANLREDKGLCYSAFSSISPSAGGGSGFIKTDVRTEKAPLAVENIIYEMLRIRNQNVSDKNLRLAQNSLIGAYARSLGGIALQRFLSFAMVKDDYNLPDDYLKTYPFHIGEVSKEDVKAMAIKYVKPNNCLIFVEGNAKELHGKLEQYGPVEYYTKEGKEIKF; this is translated from the coding sequence ATGAAAATTATATACATACTATTAATTGCATTATTTCATGCAGGAGTTTTGTCGGCCCAAGTGGATCGTTCTCACGAACCAAACCCTGACAAACCAAAGGAAATTAATCTTGGAGATTTAAAATCTATAGAACTAGATAATGGATTAAAAGTGTTTTTAGTACCAAAAGCTGGTTATGGAAAATTCGCATTTTCCCTTACTGTATCGCAGCCCGATATTAAGAAGGATAGTGAACCTGAATTAAGAGCAATACTTGGAAAGGTTTATTACCAAGGGCATTCGCAAAACTATACCGAAAGCTTGACCGATTCCATAATTGATTTTAACGGAGCAAAGGTCGGCGTTACAATTAATGGTGGTTTTGTGATTGGATTGCATGATAACCTAAATGAATTGATGGATCTTTATACGGATCAATTGTTTAATCCATCAATTACAAATGGCGACATTCGAAAACTTATCGATGAAGCTAAAAAGAAACAGGAAGCTAAAAAAACTCAAAAAATAAATAAGAGAGAGATTACTGGCTTGAGAGACTTTAGAATGATTGTAATGGACTCTTTACTGAATAAGGGTGGTCGTTCTCAAAAAATAGAGCAAAAAGAAAACAACTACGATCTAGTTACCGTTAAAAAGTTAAAAGAGTTTCAAAAAGAACGAATTGCAGCCTGTAATTCTACTGCTATTTTAATTGGTGATTTCACACCAAAATCAGCAGAAAGAATGCTAAAAAAACATTTTGGAAAATGGCAAAAAGGCAAAGAGTTCGTAAAAGAGGCTAATAAAAAAATCACACCAAGCTTTTTAAAATCACGTAAGATATTTGTTATTGACAAACCTCAATCAGTACAAGCATCAGTTAGCTTTAATTGGAGTCTTGGTGATGCCTATTCATACTCTGAAGATCAAGAAAATTTAGAAGTTATGAACCAGATTTTAGGAGGTTATACCGGTTCGTATATTTATGCAAATTTAAGAGAAGATAAAGGTTTGTGCTATTCTGCATTTTCAAGCATCTCTCCTTCTGCAGGCGGTGGTAGTGGTTTTATTAAAACTGATGTAAGAACAGAGAAAGCTCCTTTGGCTGTTGAGAATATTATTTATGAGATGTTACGCATCCGAAATCAGAACGTTAGTGATAAAAACTTGCGTTTGGCTCAAAACAGCTTAATTGGTGCCTACGCTCGTTCATTAGGCGGAATTGCTCTTCAGCGTTTCTTATCTTTTGCAATGGTAAAAGATGATTATAATTTACCTGATGATTACCTAAAAACATATCCTTTTCATATTGGCGAAGTTAGTAAAGAAGATGTAAAGGCCATGGCTATAAAATATGTAAAACCAAACAATTGCCTAATATTTGTAGAAGGTAATGCGAAAGAATTACATGGTAAACTAGAGCAATATGGACCAGTAGAATATTATACCAAAGAAGGTAAAGAAATAAAGTTCTAA